A region from the Enterobacter roggenkampii genome encodes:
- the sodB gene encoding superoxide dismutase [Fe] yields the protein MSFELPALPYAKDALAPHISAETLEYHYGKHHQTYVTNLNNLIKGTDFEGKTLEEIVRSSEGGVFNNAAQVWNHTFYWHCLAPNAGGEPVGELATAINAAFGSFAEFKAKFTDAAIKNFGSGWTWLVKEADGKLAIVSTSNAGTPLTTSAKPLMTVDVWEHAYYIDYRNARPNYLEHFWALVNWDFVAKNFAA from the coding sequence ATGTCGTTCGAATTACCTGCACTACCGTATGCAAAAGACGCCCTGGCCCCGCACATTTCTGCGGAAACCCTGGAATATCACTACGGCAAGCATCACCAGACGTACGTCACCAACCTGAACAACCTGATCAAGGGCACCGATTTTGAAGGCAAAACGCTGGAAGAGATCGTGCGCAGTTCTGAGGGTGGCGTATTCAACAACGCCGCTCAGGTGTGGAACCACACCTTCTACTGGCACTGCCTGGCGCCAAACGCCGGTGGCGAACCTGTCGGTGAACTGGCTACCGCCATCAACGCCGCCTTTGGCAGCTTCGCGGAATTCAAAGCGAAGTTCACCGATGCCGCCATCAAGAACTTCGGTTCAGGCTGGACGTGGCTGGTCAAAGAGGCGGATGGCAAACTGGCTATCGTGTCTACCTCTAACGCGGGCACCCCGCTGACCACCAGCGCGAAGCCGCTGATGACCGTGGACGTATGGGAACACGCTTACTACATCGATTACCGCAACGCGCGCCCTAACTACCTGGAGCACTTCTGGGCACTGGTTAACTGGGACTTTGTGGCGAAGAACTTCGCCGCGTAA
- the grxD gene encoding monothiol glutaredoxin 4 encodes MSTTIEKIQRQIAENPILLYMKGSPKLPSCGFSAQAVQALSACGERFAYVDILQNPDIRAELPKYANWPTFPQLWVDGELVGGCDILIEMYQRGELQQLIKETAAKYKTEEPDAE; translated from the coding sequence ATGAGCACCACTATTGAAAAAATCCAGCGCCAGATCGCTGAAAACCCGATTCTGCTGTATATGAAAGGTTCTCCAAAGCTGCCAAGCTGCGGCTTCTCCGCGCAAGCGGTTCAGGCGCTGTCTGCCTGTGGTGAGCGTTTTGCTTACGTTGATATCCTGCAGAACCCGGACATCCGCGCTGAGCTGCCTAAGTACGCGAACTGGCCGACCTTCCCACAGCTGTGGGTAGACGGTGAACTGGTTGGCGGCTGCGATATCCTGATTGAAATGTATCAGCGCGGCGAACTGCAGCAGCTGATCAAAGAAACCGCGGCGAAGTACAAAACGGAAGAGCCGGACGCAGAGTAA
- the gloA gene encoding lactoylglutathione lyase, which yields MRLLHTMLRVGDLQRSIDFYTNVLGMKLLRTSENPEYKYSLAFVGYGPETDEAVIELTYNWGVDSYELGTAYGHIALEVDNAADACERIRKNGGNVTREAGPVKGGTTVIAFVEDPDGYKIELIEAKDAGRGLGN from the coding sequence ATGCGCCTACTTCACACCATGCTGCGCGTTGGCGACCTGCAACGTTCAATCGATTTCTACACTAACGTCCTGGGCATGAAGCTGCTGCGCACCAGCGAAAACCCGGAATACAAATACTCGCTGGCATTCGTGGGTTACGGCCCGGAAACGGATGAAGCGGTGATCGAGCTGACCTACAACTGGGGCGTTGACAGCTATGAGCTGGGCACGGCCTACGGCCATATCGCGCTGGAAGTGGACAACGCAGCTGACGCGTGCGAACGCATTCGCAAAAATGGCGGTAACGTTACGCGCGAAGCGGGCCCGGTAAAAGGCGGCACCACCGTGATTGCGTTTGTGGAAGATCCGGACGGTTACAAAATCGAGCTGATTGAAGCCAAAGACGCCGGTCGCGGTCTGGGCAACTGA
- a CDS encoding C40 family peptidase, with protein MARINKISITLCALLFTSLTFTPVANASQQARHSAVQKNHLVKATERKKKTTAKNDKKKTTTQTKKTASSKTKTTSSRTAHTAKSKASQTAANLVTEKCIARKGHKAKCTKVTKIAEVHKVRVQKAQKTAMNKLMGQIGKPYHWGGTSPRTGFDCSGLVYYAYKDLVKFRIPRTANEMYHLRDASPVNRGELENGDLVFFRTQGRGTADHVGVYVGNGKFIQSPRSGQDIQITSLSEDYWVRHYVGARRVMTPKTIR; from the coding sequence GTGGCGCGGATAAATAAAATCTCGATCACGCTCTGTGCTTTACTGTTTACTTCACTCACCTTCACGCCAGTGGCAAACGCCTCTCAGCAGGCGCGGCATTCTGCTGTACAAAAAAACCATCTGGTGAAAGCCACAGAACGTAAGAAAAAAACCACCGCTAAGAACGACAAGAAAAAGACAACCACACAGACTAAAAAAACCGCTTCCAGCAAGACGAAAACCACCTCTTCCCGCACTGCCCACACCGCCAAAAGTAAAGCTTCGCAAACCGCCGCTAACCTCGTGACTGAAAAATGCATCGCGCGTAAAGGCCATAAGGCGAAATGCACCAAGGTCACAAAAATAGCGGAAGTGCATAAAGTGCGCGTCCAGAAAGCGCAAAAAACCGCAATGAACAAGCTGATGGGGCAGATTGGCAAACCGTATCACTGGGGCGGGACTTCGCCACGTACCGGTTTTGACTGCAGCGGCCTCGTCTATTACGCCTATAAAGATCTGGTCAAGTTCCGCATTCCGCGCACCGCCAACGAGATGTACCACCTGCGCGACGCGTCCCCGGTCAACCGAGGAGAGCTGGAGAACGGCGATCTGGTCTTCTTCCGCACGCAGGGCCGCGGGACAGCTGACCACGTTGGCGTCTATGTCGGCAACGGAAAATTCATCCAGTCACCGCGTAGCGGCCAGGATATTCAGATCACCTCGCTCAGTGAAGACTACTGGGTACGCCATTACGTCGGCGCACGCCGCGTGATGACGCCGAAAACCATTCGCTAA
- the punC gene encoding purine nucleoside transporter PunC produces the protein MQPRKGFLVWLGGLSVLGFLATDMYLPAFAAMQEDLQTPAAAISASLSLFLAGFAFAQLLWGPLSDRFGRKPVLLLGLAIFAVGCLGMLWVRDATWLLVLRFVQAVGVCAAAVTWQALVTDYYPANRTNRIFATIMPLVGLSPALAPLLGSWILAHFDWQAIFATLFAITLVLMLPVFALKPAHKKEAHADATPITFTSLLSAKAYRGNVLIYAACSASFFAWLTGSPFILHDMGYSPAAIGLSYVPQTIAFLVGGYGCRAALQKWEGQQMLPWLLVLYALSVIGTWAVGFIPGAGLAEILIPFCVMAVANGAIYPIVVAQALRPFPQATGRAAALQNTLQLGLCFLASLVVSALIATPLLTTTSVMLFTVALAVLGFRMQASAQREQDNGAQVETSHA, from the coding sequence ATGCAACCCAGGAAAGGATTTTTAGTCTGGCTCGGCGGCTTAAGCGTGCTGGGCTTTTTGGCCACCGACATGTACCTGCCCGCGTTTGCCGCAATGCAGGAAGACCTGCAAACCCCTGCGGCGGCCATCAGCGCCAGCCTGAGCCTGTTCCTTGCCGGTTTTGCTTTCGCACAGCTGCTCTGGGGACCGCTCTCAGATCGCTTCGGCCGTAAACCGGTGCTGCTGCTGGGTCTGGCCATTTTTGCCGTGGGCTGCCTGGGGATGCTGTGGGTGCGCGATGCTACCTGGCTGCTGGTGCTGCGCTTCGTTCAGGCCGTGGGCGTCTGTGCTGCGGCGGTGACCTGGCAGGCGCTGGTGACCGACTACTATCCGGCTAACCGCACAAACCGTATTTTCGCCACCATTATGCCGCTGGTGGGTCTTTCCCCTGCCCTGGCTCCGCTGCTGGGCAGCTGGATCCTCGCGCACTTTGACTGGCAGGCCATTTTTGCCACGCTGTTTGCCATCACGCTGGTGCTGATGCTGCCGGTGTTTGCCCTTAAGCCCGCGCATAAAAAAGAGGCGCATGCCGACGCGACGCCGATTACCTTCACCTCCCTGCTGAGCGCCAAAGCGTATCGCGGGAATGTCCTGATTTATGCCGCCTGTTCGGCCAGCTTCTTCGCGTGGCTCACCGGCTCGCCGTTTATTCTGCACGATATGGGCTACAGCCCGGCGGCCATCGGGCTGAGCTATGTTCCGCAGACCATCGCGTTCCTGGTGGGCGGGTACGGCTGCCGCGCGGCGCTGCAAAAATGGGAAGGTCAGCAGATGCTGCCTTGGCTGCTGGTGCTCTATGCGCTGAGCGTCATCGGTACCTGGGCCGTCGGGTTTATTCCGGGCGCGGGCCTGGCTGAAATTTTGATCCCCTTCTGCGTGATGGCCGTGGCGAACGGAGCGATCTACCCGATCGTGGTGGCACAGGCGTTACGTCCGTTCCCGCAGGCGACAGGCCGCGCCGCCGCGCTGCAAAATACCCTGCAGCTGGGTCTGTGCTTCCTCGCAAGTCTGGTGGTCTCCGCGCTGATTGCCACGCCGCTGTTGACCACCACCAGCGTGATGCTGTTCACCGTAGCGCTGGCGGTATTGGGTTTCCGCATGCAGGCGTCCGCGCAGCGCGAGCAGGATAACGGCGCGCAGGTGGAAACTTCGCATGCCTGA
- a CDS encoding MFS transporter, translated as MKINFPLLALAIGAFGIGTTEFSPMGLLPVIARGVDVSIPAAGMLISAYAIGVMVGAPLMTLLLSHRARRNALIFLMAIFTLGNVLSAISPDYTTLMLSRILTSLNHGAFFGLGSVVAASVVPKHKQASAVATMFMGLTIANIGGVPAATWLGEVIGWRMSFLATAGLGVVAMVALFFSLPKGSAGERPEVRKELAVLMRPQVLSALLTTVLGAGAMFTLYTYISPVLHDITHATPLFVTAMLVLIGVGFSIGNYLGGKFADRSVSGTLKGFLTLLIVIMIAIPWLARNEFGAAIAMVVWGAATFAVVPPLQMRVMRVAHEAPGLSSSVNIGAFNLGNALGAAAGGAVISGGLGYSFVPVMGAIIAALGLLLVMMSGRKQPEAACAAE; from the coding sequence ATGAAAATCAATTTTCCCCTGCTGGCCCTGGCGATTGGCGCTTTTGGGATTGGCACCACTGAATTTTCCCCGATGGGGTTACTGCCCGTTATCGCCCGCGGCGTGGACGTCTCGATCCCTGCGGCCGGCATGTTAATCAGCGCCTACGCCATTGGCGTGATGGTGGGGGCGCCGCTGATGACGCTTCTTCTTTCACACCGCGCGCGCCGCAATGCGCTGATTTTCCTGATGGCGATTTTCACCCTCGGCAACGTGCTTTCGGCCATTTCGCCGGACTACACCACGTTGATGCTTTCGCGTATTCTGACCAGCCTTAACCACGGCGCGTTCTTTGGGCTGGGGTCGGTTGTGGCGGCAAGCGTGGTGCCGAAACACAAGCAGGCCAGCGCCGTAGCCACCATGTTTATGGGCCTGACCATCGCTAACATCGGCGGCGTTCCTGCGGCAACCTGGCTGGGCGAGGTCATTGGCTGGCGGATGTCCTTCCTGGCGACGGCCGGACTGGGCGTGGTCGCGATGGTGGCCTTGTTCTTCTCCCTGCCAAAGGGCAGCGCCGGAGAACGTCCGGAAGTGCGTAAGGAGCTGGCGGTGCTGATGCGCCCGCAGGTGCTCTCCGCGCTGCTGACCACCGTGCTGGGGGCAGGGGCGATGTTTACCCTCTACACCTATATTTCACCGGTGTTGCACGATATCACCCACGCAACGCCTCTCTTCGTTACCGCGATGCTGGTGCTGATTGGCGTGGGCTTCTCGATTGGCAACTATCTCGGCGGGAAATTTGCCGACCGTTCCGTGAGCGGAACGCTGAAGGGCTTCTTAACCCTGCTGATTGTTATCATGATCGCCATTCCGTGGCTGGCGCGCAACGAGTTTGGTGCCGCGATCGCAATGGTCGTCTGGGGGGCTGCAACGTTCGCGGTGGTGCCACCGCTGCAGATGCGCGTGATGCGTGTCGCGCATGAAGCGCCGGGCCTCTCATCCTCGGTTAATATTGGCGCCTTTAACCTGGGCAATGCGCTCGGTGCGGCGGCCGGTGGGGCCGTGATTTCCGGTGGGCTGGGGTACAGTTTTGTGCCGGTGATGGGGGCGATTATTGCCGCGCTCGGTCTGCTGCTGGTGATGATGTCGGGTCGTAAACAGCCAGAAGCAGCCTGCGCTGCGGAATAA
- the punR gene encoding DNA-binding transcriptional activator PunR, producing MWSDYSLEVVDAVARNGSFSGAAQELHRVPSAISYTVRQLEEWLAVPLFERRHRDVELTPAGAWFLKEGRSVIKKMQITREQCQQIANGWRGHLAIAVDNIVKPERTRQMIVDFYRHFSDVELRVSQEVFNGVWDALADGRAEMAIGATQAIPVGGRYAFRDMGMLSWKCVVASDHPLAAMEGPLSDDTLRNWPSLVLEDTSRSLPKRITWLLDNQRRVVAPDWESSATCLSAGLCVAMVPAHFARPRIDTGEWVELTLENPFPDAACCLTWQQNDVSPAMAWLLDYLGDSETLNREWLREPA from the coding sequence ATGTGGTCAGATTATTCTCTTGAAGTGGTCGATGCTGTTGCGCGTAACGGCAGCTTTAGCGGTGCAGCGCAGGAGTTGCACCGCGTCCCTTCGGCCATCAGCTACACGGTGCGTCAGCTTGAGGAGTGGCTGGCGGTTCCGCTGTTTGAACGGCGGCATCGCGACGTGGAATTAACGCCCGCCGGTGCATGGTTTTTGAAAGAAGGGCGTTCTGTTATCAAAAAAATGCAGATCACCCGCGAACAGTGTCAGCAGATCGCCAACGGCTGGCGGGGGCATCTCGCCATCGCGGTAGATAACATCGTGAAGCCGGAACGCACCCGACAAATGATCGTGGATTTCTATCGTCATTTCTCTGACGTCGAGCTACGGGTCTCGCAGGAGGTGTTCAACGGCGTCTGGGATGCGCTGGCGGACGGCAGGGCGGAGATGGCGATTGGCGCGACGCAGGCGATCCCGGTCGGGGGACGTTACGCCTTTCGCGACATGGGGATGCTGAGCTGGAAATGCGTGGTGGCCAGCGATCATCCTCTGGCAGCGATGGAAGGTCCGCTGAGCGACGATACGCTGCGCAACTGGCCGTCTCTGGTGCTGGAGGATACGTCGCGTTCATTGCCCAAGCGTATCACCTGGCTTCTGGATAACCAGCGGCGGGTGGTGGCTCCTGACTGGGAATCATCGGCGACGTGCCTCAGCGCCGGGCTGTGCGTCGCGATGGTGCCCGCTCATTTTGCGCGTCCGCGCATCGATACCGGAGAATGGGTTGAACTGACGCTGGAGAATCCGTTCCCGGACGCGGCCTGCTGCCTGACCTGGCAACAAAATGATGTCTCGCCCGCCATGGCCTGGCTGCTGGATTATCTGGGAGACAGCGAAACCCTAAACCGGGAATGGTTACGGGAGCCAGCGTAG
- the purR gene encoding HTH-type transcriptional repressor PurR: MATIKDVAKRANVSTTTVSHVINKTRFVAEETRNAVWAAIKELHYSPSAVARSLKVNHTKSIGLLATSSEAAYFAEIIEAVEKNCFQKGYTLILGNAWNSIEKQRAYLSMMAQKRVDGLLVMCSEYPESVLSMLEEYRHIPMVVMDWGEARADFTDSVIDNAFEGGYMAGRYLIERGHREIGVIPGPLERNTGAGRLAGFMKAMEEALITVPENWIVQGDFEPESGYRAMQQIVSQQHRPTAVFCGGDIMAMGALCAADELGLRVPQDISVIGYDNVRNARFFTPALTTIHQPKDSLGETAFNMLLDRIVNKREESQSIEVHPRLIERRSVADGPFRDYRR, from the coding sequence ATGGCAACAATTAAAGACGTAGCAAAACGCGCAAACGTTTCCACTACAACCGTATCACATGTAATTAACAAAACCCGCTTCGTGGCGGAAGAGACGCGCAACGCCGTCTGGGCAGCGATCAAAGAGCTGCACTATTCGCCAAGTGCGGTTGCGCGCAGCCTCAAGGTTAATCACACCAAATCCATTGGATTGCTGGCGACCAGCAGTGAAGCGGCCTATTTTGCCGAGATCATTGAAGCGGTAGAGAAGAACTGCTTCCAGAAAGGCTATACCCTGATTCTGGGCAACGCGTGGAACAGCATAGAAAAACAGCGCGCCTACCTGTCGATGATGGCGCAAAAGCGCGTCGATGGCCTGCTGGTCATGTGTTCCGAGTACCCGGAATCCGTGCTGTCGATGCTGGAAGAGTATCGCCATATCCCCATGGTGGTCATGGACTGGGGTGAAGCGCGCGCGGACTTCACCGACTCCGTCATCGACAACGCCTTCGAAGGCGGTTACATGGCGGGTCGTTACCTGATCGAACGCGGTCACCGCGAGATTGGCGTGATCCCCGGTCCTCTGGAGCGTAACACCGGCGCGGGCCGTCTGGCCGGTTTTATGAAAGCGATGGAAGAAGCGCTCATCACCGTGCCGGAAAACTGGATCGTGCAGGGCGACTTTGAGCCGGAATCAGGCTACCGCGCGATGCAGCAGATCGTTTCCCAGCAGCACCGCCCGACCGCCGTTTTCTGCGGCGGTGACATCATGGCCATGGGCGCACTCTGCGCCGCCGATGAGCTGGGTCTGCGCGTACCGCAGGATATTTCCGTGATCGGGTATGACAACGTGCGTAACGCGCGCTTCTTCACCCCGGCGCTGACAACCATTCACCAGCCAAAAGATTCGCTGGGCGAAACGGCCTTCAATATGCTGTTGGACAGGATCGTCAACAAGCGCGAAGAGTCGCAGTCCATTGAAGTTCACCCGCGCCTGATTGAACGCCGTTCCGTTGCGGACGGTCCGTTCCGCGACTACCGTCGTTAA
- a CDS encoding alkene reductase, which produces MSAEKLFTPLKVGAVTAPNRVFMAPLTRLRSIEPGDIPTPLMGEYYRQRASSGLIITEATQISAQAKGYAGAPGLHTPEQIAAWQKITAGVHAEEGRIAVQLWHTGRISHSSIQPGGQAPVSASALSANTRTSLRDENGNAIRVDTSMPRALELDEIPGIVNDFRQAVANAREAGFDLIELHSAHGYLLHQFLSPSSNHRTDQYGGSVENRARLVLEVVDAVCKEWSPDRIGIRVSPIGSFQNVDNGPNEEADALYLIEELAKRGIAYLHMSEPDWAGGKPYTEAFRQKVRERFHGVIIGAGAYTPEKAEDLINKGLIDAVAFGRDYIANPDLVARLQKKAALNPQRPESFYGGGAEGYTDYPSL; this is translated from the coding sequence CGCCAAACCGCGTGTTCATGGCTCCGCTGACCCGTCTGCGCAGCATTGAGCCGGGTGACATCCCAACCCCGCTGATGGGCGAATACTACCGTCAACGCGCAAGCTCTGGCCTGATCATTACGGAAGCCACGCAGATCTCTGCTCAGGCGAAGGGTTACGCCGGTGCGCCGGGCCTCCATACCCCGGAGCAGATCGCGGCATGGCAGAAAATCACCGCGGGCGTTCACGCTGAAGAGGGCCGCATTGCGGTTCAGCTGTGGCACACCGGTCGTATCTCTCACAGCAGCATCCAGCCTGGCGGTCAGGCACCGGTCTCCGCGTCGGCCCTGAGCGCCAATACCCGTACGTCCCTGCGCGATGAAAACGGTAACGCGATCCGCGTGGATACCTCTATGCCGCGCGCGCTGGAGCTGGACGAAATCCCGGGGATTGTTAACGACTTCCGTCAGGCCGTGGCCAACGCCCGTGAAGCCGGCTTTGACCTGATTGAGCTACACTCCGCGCATGGCTATCTGCTGCACCAGTTCCTGTCACCGTCGTCAAACCATCGCACCGATCAGTACGGCGGCAGCGTCGAAAACCGCGCCCGTCTGGTGCTGGAAGTGGTGGATGCGGTATGCAAGGAGTGGAGCCCGGACCGTATCGGGATCCGCGTCTCCCCAATCGGGTCTTTCCAGAACGTCGACAACGGCCCGAACGAGGAAGCGGATGCGCTCTATCTGATTGAAGAGCTGGCCAAGCGCGGTATTGCCTATCTGCACATGTCTGAGCCTGACTGGGCTGGCGGTAAGCCTTACACTGAAGCCTTCCGCCAGAAAGTGCGCGAGCGCTTCCACGGCGTGATCATCGGTGCAGGTGCCTATACGCCTGAAAAAGCCGAAGATCTGATTAATAAAGGGCTGATCGATGCCGTCGCGTTTGGCCGCGACTACATCGCCAACCCGGATCTGGTTGCCCGTCTGCAGAAAAAAGCGGCGCTGAACCCGCAGCGTCCGGAAAGCTTCTACGGCGGCGGCGCGGAAGGCTACACCGACTACCCTTCTCTGTAA
- the rnt gene encoding ribonuclease T, giving the protein MSDNAQFSGLCDRFRGFYPVVIDVETAGFNAKTDALLEIAAITLKMDEQGWLTPDTTLHFHVEPFEGANLQPEALAFNGIDPHNPLRGAVSEYDALHAIFKMVRKGMKESNCSRAIMVAHNATFDHSFTMAAAERAALKRNPFHPFVTFDTAALSGLALGQTVLSKACITAGIPFDGTQAHSALYDTERTAELFCEIVNRWKRLGGWPLPMDDEAERQS; this is encoded by the coding sequence ATGTCCGATAACGCTCAATTTAGCGGTCTGTGCGACCGTTTTCGTGGTTTTTATCCCGTTGTCATTGATGTAGAAACAGCCGGATTTAACGCTAAAACCGATGCGCTGCTCGAAATTGCCGCCATCACGCTGAAGATGGATGAACAGGGCTGGCTTACACCGGACACCACGCTGCATTTCCACGTTGAACCTTTCGAAGGGGCAAACTTACAGCCGGAAGCGCTGGCGTTTAACGGTATCGATCCGCATAACCCGCTGCGCGGTGCCGTCAGTGAATATGATGCGCTGCACGCCATTTTTAAAATGGTGCGCAAAGGCATGAAGGAGAGCAACTGCAGCCGCGCCATTATGGTGGCTCATAACGCCACCTTCGATCACAGCTTTACCATGGCCGCCGCCGAGCGGGCCGCGCTCAAGCGCAACCCCTTCCACCCGTTTGTGACCTTCGATACCGCCGCGCTGAGCGGCCTGGCGCTGGGACAAACGGTGTTATCAAAGGCCTGTATTACGGCTGGCATTCCGTTCGATGGCACGCAGGCGCACTCCGCGCTGTATGACACGGAGCGTACCGCAGAGCTGTTCTGTGAGATCGTCAACCGCTGGAAGCGTCTGGGTGGCTGGCCGCTGCCGATGGATGATGAGGCCGAGCGCCAATCGTAG
- a CDS encoding YnhF family membrane protein, whose translation MSSDLKFSLFTTVVVLALIVAAGLTAALH comes from the coding sequence ATGAGTTCCGATCTGAAGTTTTCGCTGTTCACCACCGTGGTTGTGCTGGCTCTGATTGTCGCGGCGGGTCTGACGGCCGCGCTGCACTGA